The following proteins come from a genomic window of Bartonella apihabitans:
- a CDS encoding RNA methyltransferase — translation MAGTDRKRENMTGGPVIVLVEPQLPENIGMVARAMANFGLSELRLVNPREEFPNEKAIATASKADHIINGAQVFDSLREAISDINFVFATTARERDGFKPVRSAVEAADAMRIREKSGQRTAILFGRERWGLNNEEISLADEIVTFPVNPAFASLNIAQAVLLMSYEWMKSGLERETDTAFRNKEMEPAHKATLYGLFEQLEEALDVRGYFRPKERKEIMVENLRSVLTRAAFSEPEIRLLRGVVSSLDHFSPKLPRGAGAPNHRKRTKENSN, via the coding sequence ATGGCTGGAACAGATAGGAAAAGAGAAAATATGACGGGTGGTCCCGTTATTGTACTCGTCGAACCACAATTACCGGAAAATATCGGTATGGTGGCACGTGCTATGGCGAATTTCGGTCTTTCCGAATTGAGGCTTGTCAATCCGCGGGAAGAGTTTCCAAACGAGAAAGCTATAGCTACGGCCAGCAAAGCAGATCACATCATTAACGGGGCTCAGGTTTTTGATAGTTTGCGGGAAGCAATTTCTGACATAAATTTTGTCTTTGCCACGACCGCTCGTGAACGTGACGGCTTCAAACCGGTAAGGAGCGCAGTAGAGGCGGCAGATGCGATGCGGATAAGGGAAAAATCAGGACAACGCACTGCCATTCTATTCGGTCGGGAAAGGTGGGGGTTGAATAATGAGGAAATCAGTCTGGCAGATGAAATTGTAACTTTCCCTGTCAATCCGGCATTTGCGTCCCTGAATATTGCTCAGGCCGTTTTGCTCATGTCATATGAGTGGATGAAATCCGGTCTGGAACGCGAAACTGACACAGCATTTCGTAATAAAGAGATGGAACCGGCGCATAAAGCCACGCTCTATGGCCTTTTCGAACAATTGGAAGAAGCGTTGGATGTTCGCGGGTATTTCCGCCCGAAAGAACGCAAAGAGATCATGGTGGAGAACTTACGTTCGGTTCTCACTCGTGCAGCATTCAGCGAGCCGGAAATACGCCTGTTAAGGGGGGTTGTTTCTTCTCTTGATCATTTTTCACCCAAACTGCCGCGCGGGGCGGGGGCACCGAACCATCGTAAACGGACAAAGGAAAATAGTAATTAA